A stretch of Sulfurimonas xiamenensis DNA encodes these proteins:
- the prmC gene encoding peptide chain release factor N(5)-glutamine methyltransferase — MSSGYLVKDILKQITTMLAPCIQRASREAQLLLMYHLDVDELWLLTNQNSDVKDVDKLLELAKRRAKNEPLEYITQRVSFYSEEFFITQGALIPRPETELLIDEVLKNISSKNADITIVEVGAGSGIISIMLAKFLPNAKFIAVDISEAAIEIAKINIKKFGLQERIELRLGSLLEPISENIDYLVSNPPYIANSAKLESNLSYEPQNALFGGEIGDEIIKKLLDEVLKRKINFFSCEMGYDQKDKIQNYLNQKPLTKLRFYKDFSSFDRGFTLRL, encoded by the coding sequence ATGTCAAGCGGATATCTAGTTAAAGATATTTTAAAGCAAATTACAACAATGCTTGCTCCATGTATCCAAAGAGCATCAAGAGAGGCACAGCTTCTTTTGATGTACCATCTAGATGTTGATGAGCTTTGGCTGCTAACAAACCAAAATTCAGATGTAAAAGATGTTGATAAACTTTTAGAGCTGGCAAAGAGAAGAGCCAAAAATGAACCGCTGGAGTATATTACGCAGAGAGTGAGTTTTTACAGCGAAGAGTTTTTTATAACACAAGGCGCACTTATTCCTCGTCCTGAAACAGAACTTTTAATTGATGAAGTTTTAAAAAACATATCGAGTAAAAATGCAGATATAACTATTGTTGAAGTTGGAGCAGGGAGCGGAATTATCTCTATAATGCTTGCAAAATTTCTGCCAAATGCAAAATTTATAGCAGTTGATATATCTGAAGCTGCTATAGAGATAGCAAAGATAAATATAAAAAAATTTGGACTTCAAGAGAGAATAGAGCTTAGGCTCGGATCGCTTTTAGAACCGATAAGTGAAAATATAGACTATTTAGTCTCAAATCCTCCATATATTGCAAATAGTGCTAAGCTGGAATCAAATCTTTCTTATGAACCTCAAAACGCTCTATTTGGCGGGGAAATCGGCGATGAAATAATAAAAAAACTTCTTGATGAAGTCTTAAAAAGAAAGATTAACTTTTTTAGTTGTGAGATGGGTTATGACCAAAAAGATAAAATACAAAATTATTTAAATCAAAAACCATTAACAAAATTAAGATTTTACAAAGATTTTAGTAGTTTTGATAGAGGTTTTACACTAAGGTTATAG
- a CDS encoding ABC transporter permease: MKNLYLIAYLDLKESIRAKWFLVYSLVFGGLIALFFIAGVTESQVMGFSGLSRLLLMYIQITIVILPIFILITTVRSISGDRDNHILEYMLSFPISLKQYYWGKIIGRFITVYLPVIFAMILAVLYGLFKGADIPWNIFFLYTGLLFALSSTFLGIAFFISSFVKSSEVALGIAFFIWIFLLAFIDIGLISLMMQQRINEEVIIFIAMINPMELFRVAAISLFDPELTVMGPVAFYILDLMSQKTFVLLSVGYPIFIGLFFAFIGFKIFEKKDLV, encoded by the coding sequence TTGAAAAATTTATATTTAATTGCTTATTTAGACTTAAAAGAGTCTATCAGAGCCAAATGGTTTTTAGTTTATTCGCTTGTATTTGGGGGGCTTATAGCTCTTTTTTTTATTGCAGGCGTAACAGAATCACAAGTTATGGGTTTTAGTGGATTAAGCAGATTATTACTAATGTATATACAAATTACTATAGTAATTTTACCTATATTTATACTTATTACAACTGTTCGTTCAATTTCCGGCGATAGAGACAACCACATATTAGAGTACATGCTTTCATTCCCTATCTCACTTAAACAATACTACTGGGGAAAAATTATAGGTAGATTTATTACTGTATACCTTCCGGTTATTTTTGCAATGATACTTGCTGTACTTTATGGTCTTTTTAAAGGAGCAGATATTCCTTGGAATATTTTCTTTTTATACACAGGATTGCTTTTTGCACTATCAAGTACTTTTCTGGGAATTGCTTTTTTCATATCTTCTTTTGTAAAATCTTCTGAAGTTGCACTTGGAATTGCATTTTTTATATGGATATTTTTACTTGCTTTTATAGATATAGGTTTAATCTCATTAATGATGCAGCAAAGAATCAATGAAGAGGTAATAATTTTTATAGCTATGATAAACCCTATGGAACTCTTTAGAGTAGCTGCCATTTCATTGTTTGATCCTGAATTGACGGTAATGGGACCTGTTGCTTTCTATATACTTGATTTAATGAGTCAAAAAACATTTGTTTTATTATCAGTTGGATATCCTATATTTATAGGTTTATTTTTTGCCTTTATAGGTTTTAAAATTTTTGAGAAAAAAGATTTAGTTTAA
- a CDS encoding nitrous oxide reductase accessory protein NosL, with product MYKKILMVLALVCVLTANDSYNMNFDRETTCTVRNFKVYEAPQWVCKIELNSGKELFFCSPKSMLEFYLVPGRWYHVGVKSESDFKNIVVTDYETLKPINARGAFYVYGSNTISPAGDDLIPFATYDAAKKFASEHNGKRILSFTEISVGLIDWLNG from the coding sequence ATGTATAAAAAAATATTAATGGTTCTAGCACTAGTTTGTGTTTTAACTGCCAATGATTCATATAACATGAATTTTGACAGAGAAACAACATGTACTGTAAGAAATTTCAAGGTTTATGAAGCTCCGCAATGGGTTTGTAAAATAGAACTTAACAGTGGCAAAGAACTCTTCTTTTGCAGTCCAAAATCAATGTTGGAGTTTTACCTTGTTCCTGGAAGATGGTATCATGTAGGGGTTAAAAGCGAAAGTGATTTTAAAAATATAGTTGTAACAGATTATGAAACGCTTAAACCTATTAATGCAAGAGGTGCATTTTATGTATATGGAAGCAATACAATTTCACCTGCTGGTGATGATTTAATTCCCTTTGCAACTTATGACGCCGCTAAAAAATTTGCATCCGAGCATAACGGCAAAAGAATTTTGTCTTTTACTGAAATATCAGTAGGTTTAATTGATTGGTTAAACGGTTAA
- a CDS encoding c-type cytochrome, which yields MKNTIVGIITILTFALMAWVASKGGAYHGGDHAKGIGSFADATTTTQAAPAEKSDEEKEAEQIKALKEKAGNIGNFKVSDAYKSKCAACHGANGSGEQDGRKLMGPKLYGQNADKLYQDLIDFKANRKENVIMRGLLINTSEEELRKFADEIGEFPARAAEVNK from the coding sequence ATGAAAAATACAATCGTAGGAATAATAACAATCTTAACATTTGCTCTTATGGCATGGGTGGCTTCAAAGGGTGGTGCATATCATGGTGGTGATCATGCAAAAGGTATTGGAAGTTTTGCGGATGCAACTACTACAACACAAGCAGCACCAGCAGAAAAAAGTGATGAAGAGAAAGAAGCAGAACAGATAAAAGCGCTTAAAGAAAAAGCTGGGAATATTGGAAACTTCAAAGTAAGTGATGCATACAAAAGTAAATGTGCTGCATGTCACGGAGCAAATGGTTCAGGAGAACAAGATGGCAGAAAACTTATGGGTCCAAAACTTTATGGACAAAATGCTGATAAATTGTACCAAGACTTAATTGATTTTAAAGCAAATAGAAAAGAGAATGTAATCATGAGAGGGTTGTTAATCAACACTAGCGAAGAAGAGTTAAGAAAATTTGCGGATGAAATCGGAGAGTTCCCTGCTCGCGCTGCTGAAGTTAATAAGTAA
- a CDS encoding PAS domain-containing protein, translating into MKKPAPINEEIVLDPKRYIVSETDEHGKLTFCNDYFIEICGYSKEELLGNPHSIIRHPDMPKIVFKLLWETISQGKNINAVIKNLAKDGRYYWVFTEFESRRDTDTGKIIGYTASRKTISKHVTEIISDLYAKLLEIEKAEGIEASEAYLNAYLKDKGEDITFQNFMENIHKFY; encoded by the coding sequence ATGAAAAAGCCAGCACCAATAAATGAAGAAATTGTGTTAGATCCAAAAAGATATATAGTTAGTGAAACAGATGAGCATGGTAAACTGACATTTTGTAATGACTATTTTATAGAAATCTGCGGTTATTCAAAAGAAGAACTTTTAGGTAATCCACATAGTATTATTAGACATCCTGATATGCCAAAAATTGTTTTTAAACTTCTATGGGAAACAATCTCTCAAGGAAAAAACATCAATGCAGTTATAAAAAACTTAGCAAAAGATGGAAGATACTACTGGGTATTTACAGAATTCGAATCTAGACGCGACACTGATACAGGCAAAATTATCGGTTATACTGCTTCAAGAAAAACAATTTCAAAACATGTAACCGAAATCATATCAGATCTTTACGCAAAACTGCTGGAGATAGAAAAAGCCGAAGGTATTGAAGCAAGCGAAGCGTATCTCAATGCTTATCTAAAAGATAAAGGTGAAGATATAACTTTTCAAAATTTTATGGAAAATATTCATAAATTTTATTGA
- a CDS encoding ABC transporter permease, with protein sequence MKSKINFYIIEYAVNSLLRQKYKTFFIALVLSALVFLLSSLFFITNSIKYELQSTVDSLPEITIQKIKAGRHYDIDTSVADEVLQITGVQSAVARVWGYYYFENAGVNFSIVGIDEFEKQYKDSLKQVAEHLDFDNETSMIVGEGVKKTMNENYYKEYFNFIKPDGTLKKVDIAGVFKGDTELESNDVIVMSKESVREIFDIEERKATDIVLKVANVNEIATIASKIKLMYPDTRVITKDDLKISYQNIFDYKSGVFLALFVISLFTFFIIVYDKSSGLSSEQKREIGILKAIGWRVDDVLKEKFYEGFIVSFFSYALGIILALGFVYILKAPLLQNIFTGYSQLKTSFNLPFAFDFQTLVLIFFLSVPIYIAATIIPSWRSATLEADEVIR encoded by the coding sequence ATGAAAAGTAAAATAAATTTTTATATAATTGAGTATGCTGTAAATTCACTGCTTCGCCAAAAGTATAAAACTTTTTTTATCGCACTTGTCTTAAGCGCTCTTGTTTTTTTACTAAGTTCACTTTTTTTTATAACAAATTCCATAAAATATGAACTTCAATCTACGGTAGATTCTCTTCCTGAAATTACTATCCAAAAAATCAAAGCCGGACGACATTACGATATAGATACCAGCGTGGCTGATGAAGTTTTACAAATTACGGGAGTTCAAAGTGCTGTTGCCAGAGTTTGGGGATATTACTATTTTGAAAATGCCGGTGTAAATTTTAGCATTGTCGGTATTGATGAATTTGAAAAACAGTATAAAGATAGTTTAAAGCAGGTAGCTGAGCATTTAGATTTTGATAATGAAACATCCATGATAGTCGGAGAGGGCGTTAAAAAAACTATGAATGAAAACTATTACAAAGAGTATTTTAATTTTATAAAACCTGATGGAACACTTAAAAAGGTAGATATTGCCGGTGTGTTTAAGGGTGATACAGAGTTAGAATCGAATGATGTAATAGTTATGAGTAAAGAGAGCGTAAGAGAGATATTTGATATAGAAGAACGAAAAGCTACAGATATAGTTTTAAAAGTTGCAAATGTTAATGAAATAGCTACAATAGCTTCAAAGATAAAACTTATGTATCCTGATACCAGAGTAATTACAAAAGATGATTTGAAGATAAGTTATCAAAATATTTTTGATTATAAAAGCGGAGTTTTTTTAGCTCTTTTTGTTATTTCACTTTTTACATTTTTTATTATTGTATATGATAAATCAAGCGGTTTAAGCAGTGAACAAAAGAGAGAGATAGGAATACTTAAAGCAATAGGGTGGAGAGTAGATGATGTTTTAAAAGAGAAGTTTTATGAGGGATTTATCGTCTCATTTTTCTCTTATGCACTAGGAATAATTTTGGCTTTAGGATTTGTATATATACTTAAAGCACCTCTTTTGCAAAATATCTTTACAGGGTATTCGCAGTTGAAAACATCTTTTAATCTTCCTTTTGCATTTGATTTTCAAACACTTGTGCTTATATTTTTTCTAAGTGTTCCAATTTATATAGCGGCAACTATAATACCTTCTTGGAGAAGTGCAACTCTTGAAGCAGATGAGGTTATAAGATAA
- a CDS encoding c-type cytochrome, translated as MKTYHLKSKYKNLLCVSSVLLFTIFTGCSDNSQKDEKAKAGTASLSSNEASVQKIEISKNENARVIKVAEKEYDKNQSKSYYYDYNIKSEYDPNSKPANEDASVRSKPRTAVDANLYVRSPYEKIQISMLVKKLSKKFIVKCSACHNDYANGVIGPSLLGKDSDYIYNKIAEFKSGKAKNVLMTDLINQMDDKEIRELANEIHQFNKSIEEMRK; from the coding sequence ATGAAAACTTACCATTTAAAATCAAAGTATAAAAATCTACTTTGTGTTTCTAGTGTTTTACTGTTTACTATTTTTACTGGATGCAGTGACAATAGCCAAAAAGATGAGAAAGCAAAAGCAGGAACTGCCTCTTTGTCTTCAAATGAAGCATCTGTGCAAAAAATAGAAATTTCTAAAAATGAAAATGCACGAGTAATAAAAGTTGCAGAAAAAGAGTACGACAAAAATCAAAGTAAATCTTACTATTATGATTACAATATAAAAAGTGAGTATGACCCAAATTCAAAGCCTGCCAATGAGGATGCTTCAGTTAGAAGCAAACCAAGAACAGCAGTTGATGCGAATTTATATGTAAGAAGTCCTTATGAAAAGATACAAATTTCAATGCTTGTTAAAAAACTAAGCAAAAAATTTATAGTCAAATGTTCTGCTTGTCATAATGATTATGCAAATGGAGTTATAGGACCTTCTCTGCTTGGAAAAGATTCTGATTATATTTACAATAAAATTGCGGAATTCAAAAGTGGTAAAGCTAAAAATGTGCTAATGACTGATCTAATTAACCAGATGGATGATAAAGAAATAAGAGAATTAGCTAATGAAATACATCAATTTAATAAATCTATAGAAGAAATGAGGAAATAA
- a CDS encoding Crp/Fnr family transcriptional regulator: MKNYIQNTILFKNIDEETIKKIETFTTEEKVFKNNIVFYEGDKPKYLYLLTKGVIKLYKTSSNHKEIVLKYFHNNELIGEVANFEGIPYPATAKAYSDVEVLKIDFEKLKEIVFSNPNMAFNIQTSLIRKIKNLENIISTNLVLDSKERVAKYIYNHADDFFQTKNVEIAEVLGVSPETLSRILKFFKDNNIINIKNKYIDKKLLINFFQ; the protein is encoded by the coding sequence ATGAAAAATTATATTCAAAACACAATTCTTTTTAAAAATATAGATGAGGAGACAATAAAAAAAATAGAAACTTTTACAACAGAAGAGAAAGTTTTTAAAAATAATATTGTTTTTTATGAAGGGGATAAGCCAAAATACTTATATCTTCTTACTAAAGGTGTTATAAAACTATACAAAACATCTTCTAATCATAAAGAGATAGTGTTAAAATATTTTCACAATAATGAATTAATTGGCGAAGTTGCAAATTTTGAGGGTATTCCTTATCCTGCAACTGCTAAAGCATACAGTGATGTAGAAGTTCTAAAAATAGATTTTGAAAAATTAAAAGAGATTGTTTTCTCAAATCCAAATATGGCATTTAATATTCAAACATCTCTGATTAGAAAGATTAAAAACCTTGAAAACATTATATCTACAAATTTGGTTTTAGACTCAAAAGAGAGAGTTGCAAAATATATTTATAATCACGCAGATGATTTTTTTCAAACAAAAAATGTAGAAATAGCAGAGGTTCTAGGTGTCTCTCCAGAGACACTTTCTAGAATTTTAAAGTTTTTTAAAGACAATAATATTATTAATATTAAAAATAAATATATTGATAAAAAACTTTTAATTAACTTTTTTCAATAA
- a CDS encoding ABC transporter ATP-binding protein — translation MIELKEIIKEYEVNNQNIVTALKGINLHIKEGELVVLKGSSGSGKSTILSLIAALSKPTSGEIIVDGDRISKLPDNFASDFRRHSIGFVFQKYNLISSLSVKDNIILPLVPMNLDEKEIEEKLSRVLKMFHIEHKKNQLVKNLSGGEQQRVAIARANINNPKIIIADEPTANLDEKLSLHFIDIVKELKAQGKTIVIATHDPLFFGLEIVDREIEIYQGAIV, via the coding sequence ATGATTGAGTTAAAAGAGATAATAAAAGAGTATGAGGTAAACAACCAAAATATTGTAACTGCACTGAAAGGTATAAACCTGCATATAAAAGAGGGAGAACTAGTTGTTTTAAAAGGATCAAGCGGAAGTGGAAAAAGTACTATTCTCTCACTTATAGCTGCACTTAGCAAACCAACAAGCGGAGAAATCATAGTAGATGGAGATAGAATTTCCAAGCTTCCGGATAATTTTGCTTCTGATTTTAGACGCCATAGCATTGGATTTGTTTTTCAAAAATATAACCTTATCTCTTCTCTTAGTGTTAAAGATAATATAATTTTACCTCTTGTTCCCATGAATTTGGATGAAAAAGAGATTGAAGAGAAGCTCTCAAGAGTTTTAAAAATGTTTCATATAGAGCATAAAAAAAATCAACTTGTTAAAAACCTCTCAGGCGGAGAACAACAGAGAGTTGCAATAGCCAGAGCAAATATAAATAATCCTAAAATTATCATAGCAGATGAGCCGACCGCAAATTTAGACGAGAAGCTCTCTTTGCATTTTATAGATATAGTAAAAGAGTTAAAAGCTCAAGGTAAAACTATAGTTATAGCAACACATGATCCGCTTTTTTTCGGACTTGAGATTGTTGACAGAGAGATAGAGATATATCAAGGAGCTATTGTTTAA
- a CDS encoding DUF4149 domain-containing protein, which translates to MKTKIYIDFAYLFILASTFGAVIVLGAFVAPVIFNTDKLLSEIIVNQYNAGIIMGEIFRLFSYWVYFTALFVIVYELIMYKKGQRDFIIFASSVTVVFSALMFSAVYSPKIISMQRLGVEATQSDTFKNIHIASELDFKILAIALLILFIRRLIFFKIQ; encoded by the coding sequence ATGAAAACAAAAATCTATATTGATTTTGCCTATCTTTTTATATTGGCTTCTACTTTTGGCGCGGTGATAGTGCTGGGAGCTTTCGTAGCACCCGTTATTTTCAATACAGATAAACTTTTAAGTGAGATAATAGTTAATCAATACAATGCCGGAATTATTATGGGTGAAATTTTTCGCCTTTTTAGCTACTGGGTCTATTTTACTGCACTTTTTGTTATAGTTTATGAATTAATTATGTACAAAAAGGGACAAAGAGATTTTATAATTTTTGCCAGTTCTGTTACAGTGGTTTTTTCTGCGCTTATGTTTAGTGCAGTTTATTCACCAAAAATTATATCTATGCAAAGATTAGGAGTAGAAGCAACACAAAGTGATACCTTTAAAAATATTCATATAGCAAGCGAACTTGACTTTAAAATTTTAGCAATAGCTCTGCTTATATTATTTATAAGAAGATTAATCTTTTTTAAGATACAATAA
- a CDS encoding 4Fe-4S dicluster domain-containing protein codes for METVKTDKREFIKYSTLGVLGLVLGGGMIFSPYTLRAENRLRPPGAVDEKRFLALCIKCGQCLQVCPYHSIKLADFGRGHGVGTPYIDANERGCWACSAVPCVLACPSGALDHHCEKPEDIKMGIAVLEFPDTCLAMTNTPVPKGYNEKMHKFTNSVVNKHELEEQLLEKFDQYEGKQCTLCADMCPIPNPLSAIAMVPDSGGGNKPEIYDGCIGCGACQEVCPTTIPSIVIKPRMTYEEYYANKS; via the coding sequence ATGGAAACAGTTAAAACAGATAAAAGAGAATTTATTAAATATTCTACACTTGGAGTACTTGGACTTGTTTTAGGTGGGGGAATGATATTTAGCCCATATACCTTACGAGCAGAAAACAGATTAAGACCGCCAGGTGCGGTAGATGAAAAAAGATTTTTGGCACTATGTATAAAATGTGGCCAATGTCTTCAAGTTTGTCCTTATCACTCAATAAAACTCGCTGACTTTGGCAGAGGTCATGGTGTCGGTACGCCATATATAGATGCTAATGAGAGAGGCTGCTGGGCTTGTAGTGCTGTTCCATGTGTTCTTGCATGTCCGAGTGGAGCATTGGATCATCACTGTGAAAAACCAGAAGATATCAAAATGGGAATTGCTGTGTTGGAGTTTCCTGATACCTGTCTTGCAATGACAAATACACCTGTCCCTAAGGGATACAATGAGAAAATGCATAAATTTACTAATTCTGTAGTAAATAAGCATGAACTAGAGGAACAATTACTAGAAAAATTTGATCAATATGAAGGTAAACAGTGTACGCTATGTGCTGATATGTGTCCTATACCCAACCCACTAAGCGCTATTGCTATGGTGCCTGATAGTGGCGGCGGAAATAAACCCGAGATATATGACGGATGTATTGGCTGCGGAGCATGTCAAGAAGTTTGTCCAACAACTATTCCATCTATTGTTATTAAACCAAGAATGACATATGAAGAATATTATGCGAATAAAAGTTAA
- a CDS encoding nitrous oxide reductase accessory protein NosL yields the protein MKFALMFIITLFLSLSNLGAEDFTKTATVKPELVQKGAQKDWCPVCGMKLGMFYKTSHASKIQNNKDRQYCSIRCLVVDMQEYDINLDDVKVVDVKSQKLIDASSAFYVVGSDVPGTMTKVSKLAFADKKAAEDFSDEHGGKIVDFKTALKMAQDSLSSDIAMVQNKKEKKMYPMGKKIFEKKCKQDIDINAYLEINELKAAIKEQNFCGELKEPELQALSLYLWEVKRFGDVKNSNEYIKVSKDEKCPICGMFVYKYPKWAAQIFYGEKHYSFDGVKDMMKYYFDHKENISKMLVSDYYSQKAIDASKAYYVIGSDVYGPMGHELIPFKNESEAKTFSMDHKGTKILKFEEITSEEVYKLDE from the coding sequence ATGAAATTTGCTTTAATGTTTATAATAACTCTATTTTTGAGTTTGTCGAATCTTGGTGCAGAGGATTTTACAAAAACTGCAACAGTTAAGCCTGAGTTAGTTCAAAAAGGGGCACAAAAAGATTGGTGTCCGGTGTGCGGAATGAAGCTTGGAATGTTCTATAAAACATCTCATGCCTCAAAAATTCAAAACAATAAAGATAGACAGTATTGCTCTATAAGATGTCTAGTTGTAGATATGCAAGAGTATGATATCAATCTTGATGATGTAAAAGTTGTAGATGTAAAATCTCAAAAACTTATTGATGCTAGTAGTGCATTTTATGTAGTCGGCTCAGATGTTCCCGGAACTATGACAAAGGTTAGTAAATTGGCTTTTGCAGACAAAAAAGCTGCAGAGGATTTTAGTGATGAGCATGGTGGAAAGATTGTTGATTTTAAAACTGCTCTAAAAATGGCTCAAGACTCACTCAGCTCTGATATTGCAATGGTTCAAAATAAAAAAGAGAAAAAAATGTACCCAATGGGTAAAAAAATATTTGAGAAAAAGTGTAAACAAGATATAGATATAAATGCTTATTTAGAGATTAATGAGCTAAAAGCTGCAATCAAAGAGCAAAATTTTTGTGGAGAGTTAAAAGAACCTGAACTTCAAGCACTTTCACTCTATCTTTGGGAAGTTAAAAGATTTGGTGATGTAAAAAACAGTAATGAGTATATAAAAGTAAGCAAAGATGAGAAGTGTCCAATTTGCGGTATGTTTGTCTACAAATATCCAAAATGGGCTGCACAAATATTTTATGGCGAAAAACATTACTCATTTGATGGTGTAAAAGATATGATGAAATACTATTTTGATCATAAAGAGAACATTTCAAAAATGTTAGTGAGTGATTACTATTCTCAAAAAGCAATAGACGCTTCAAAAGCTTATTATGTAATTGGAAGTGATGTATATGGACCGATGGGACATGAACTCATACCTTTTAAAAATGAAAGTGAAGCAAAAACTTTCAGTATGGATCACAAAGGTACTAAAATACTTAAATTTGAAGAGATAACTTCAGAAGAAGTATATAAGTTAGATGAATAA
- a CDS encoding ABC transporter ATP-binding protein, with protein sequence MITISNLTKKFGSNVSLDNVSCQFKKNESIALMGANGAGKTTLIRSILGYYHPNSGEVLINGLCPVKNRTEVLQNISFVPQLPPPIKLNIDELMQYISISSDVDKELIEHYSNEMKLDIKANLYKSFFKLSGGMKQKLLIAISLAKKSNIIIYDEPTANLDPKARDDFYRLLKQNEDEKVLLFVTHRLEEVKELINRQIYMDMGKVVSDERL encoded by the coding sequence ATGATTACTATTTCAAATCTTACAAAAAAATTCGGTTCAAATGTTTCTTTAGACAATGTAAGTTGTCAATTTAAGAAAAATGAATCAATAGCTTTAATGGGTGCAAACGGTGCTGGAAAAACGACTCTTATTAGATCAATTCTTGGATATTATCATCCAAATTCAGGAGAAGTTTTAATCAATGGTCTCTGTCCCGTTAAAAACAGAACTGAAGTGCTTCAAAATATCAGTTTTGTGCCGCAGCTTCCTCCGCCGATAAAATTAAATATTGATGAACTTATGCAGTATATCAGCATAAGTTCAGATGTAGACAAAGAGCTTATAGAGCACTATTCAAATGAAATGAAACTTGACATAAAAGCTAATTTATATAAATCTTTTTTTAAATTGAGCGGTGGTATGAAACAAAAACTACTTATTGCAATCAGCTTAGCTAAAAAAAGCAATATTATTATTTATGATGAACCAACAGCCAATCTTGATCCTAAAGCACGAGATGACTTTTATAGACTTTTAAAGCAAAATGAAGATGAAAAAGTTCTTCTATTTGTTACACACAGACTTGAAGAAGTAAAAGAGCTTATAAATAGACAAATATATATGGATATGGGAAAAGTGGTATCAGATGAGAGGCTTTAA
- a CDS encoding NapH/MauN family ferredoxin-type protein, whose amino-acid sequence MDKYNNRETIKNTTFWSTFFDRTKDGKKVFSYRMKRWILVIAIHLLFFLSFHIDIQTLEGTLNGSRFLGFHLIDIFTTMELFLATFELPINMIIGTVTILIFYLLVGGRSYCSWVCPYGILSEIGEKIHNTLVNKKIIKERKFDHRVRHIFWAIFLVLSFTTGYLVFETLNVVGILSRMIAYGWSLAILWVVVVFAFEVFYSRRAWCTYICPIGTTYGYIGKVSALRVEWNDNCDHCMVCHDVCFENQVLEITKAKYDKQREEKGITREYITGADCTLCGRCIDVCHVDALKFDFRLKNLV is encoded by the coding sequence ATGGATAAGTATAATAATAGAGAAACGATAAAAAACACCACTTTTTGGTCAACTTTTTTTGACAGAACAAAAGATGGGAAAAAAGTTTTTAGTTATAGAATGAAGAGATGGATATTGGTTATAGCCATACATCTACTCTTTTTTCTATCTTTTCATATCGATATTCAGACACTTGAGGGAACGCTTAATGGTTCAAGGTTTTTAGGTTTTCATCTTATTGACATATTTACTACTATGGAGTTGTTTTTAGCTACTTTTGAGCTGCCTATAAACATGATTATTGGTACAGTAACTATACTTATTTTCTACCTTTTAGTTGGTGGTAGAAGCTACTGTTCATGGGTTTGCCCTTATGGGATTTTAAGCGAAATCGGCGAAAAAATTCACAATACTCTTGTTAATAAAAAAATTATAAAAGAGAGAAAATTTGATCATAGAGTCAGACATATATTTTGGGCAATATTTTTAGTGCTCTCTTTTACAACAGGTTATCTTGTTTTTGAAACATTAAATGTTGTTGGAATCCTAAGCAGAATGATCGCGTACGGTTGGAGTTTGGCTATACTTTGGGTTGTTGTTGTTTTTGCTTTTGAAGTTTTTTACTCCAGAAGAGCATGGTGTACTTATATTTGTCCTATTGGAACAACATACGGTTATATAGGTAAAGTATCAGCTCTTAGAGTTGAGTGGAACGATAACTGTGACCATTGTATGGTTTGTCATGATGTATGTTTTGAAAATCAAGTACTTGAGATTACAAAAGCAAAATATGATAAACAAAGAGAAGAAAAAGGAATCACAAGAGAGTATATAACAGGAGCTGATTGTACACTTTGCGGAAGATGTATAGATGTATGTCATGTTGATGCTCTTAAATTTGATTTCAGATTAAAAAACTTGGTGTAA